One stretch of Armigeres subalbatus isolate Guangzhou_Male chromosome 2, GZ_Asu_2, whole genome shotgun sequence DNA includes these proteins:
- the LOC134212698 gene encoding nuclear pore complex protein Nup214, producing the protein MAVPAPTGLDVTELKFTLQNKVPIFNGDGNVKDSCSLLAAASVHGLIFAGTTGPQLKVLQLKDITPDKVIDEVVPLRTVPLPSEPLQLAISSDHGFLAVDVVNGGVPIIQIYSVPSFLTPSIVKLHEIRTSPEGGVRSTQILWNPVIHNMFSVRTANGALSMYTLKEPSGIEFHSLDKSEGAICACWSPKGKQLVVGFANGKLMQYKPDLKPARTIACPPGVMEGPFDVIAVQWLSTYQFAAVYLPHAEDSVPSLFIVNAPKAGNPTFVNYDDICYSQSGPRRGQVFLIHILQWNLLLMASANSMEVGILGTTESGETPTWSQWTTTDEARAELPLSSDKQETLPIGFSLETGCTHEITISEQTIPVMPMIHLLSTYGLLVSFNVLNLVPNIPKICSPPRPVTDTSGKFEISTSKQPTIPVVPPAQPSAEITFTVPTGATSTPAIAKTKSFFNPSENKSPVNLFGVPSAGSAAAAAPAAVAPTFGKQITFGSIAAPSTETAKTSPFGGGSSVSSFGIPSKPFAPTTTTTATVQPSQPSLLKTALGQHQLAPQQQQQKTASDASKPFITVPPTYTPPPPVEASRSNSMESISKPSQKQLQRKQESTEDTNSIIRAMISEEIRKFEKELIDLKMRCTDLNTTIGFKEESTTIIKDLKELQDLSIQAAESTESLTSDVQALRLGLNEAFAMVAEANSKNAIYKHPSPNQFQETHAMSQSSRRQLASLQNMLAVNENQLHIVNKQIDAQWSAIQEANRNNSRRRMHVPSLEVLYQTLTKQQEILNRQKEKLSYIKTKVGMRESIRGLEKDRKKNLTTVDNVDSLTDSIVSMSIVDQVREDARRLSEAKMSSFRNMLKNRMVVTIKPRRPDRIGLNSEVVRERRNDVRRINSERMKVEPTVITKPVAPTKKVEEKAEVQPKVTQPVVVIAPTKPAVKEPTKVLDLPKATGAPNFGVKPTVVTVQNTTKTTPFGFASTSQTSTTPAVTKPTPTMFGVPATATSSSVFSFGQTTVQPIEQTLASKDVPITKETTLFGNTTIKPITAASTTFIKDKENQEPTSKPAVFGFGSTTIQAVAKSDSVPSADPTKSVLTFGAASNSKPSFSFGSSTGGPIPFGTSQATAPMLNLTKEKDPEPKKDDKPKEEVKKIDSLPSSSAGTSSSEEGTKTSFPALTNLLKKVDSTTGDTSKPQSIFGTTTKTTASTIFGNSTATIAPGTGLFGSIKPTSTTTITSTPSSGPFSSFNVGSVSSTEAVTTTTVLTTTNTATTTVTESTSSVPSTTSGLFGSVKPTVTTSAGTGFSFGGAEGNGFSFAAASNKPTDLSTKSEPSTSEENPIFGTVNQATTAPTSLITTTTSSTPAVTPTPAKVVTTTATATNSSTISFGILALTSSTTTTASTTAPTSTTDSTNLFGSLNICSSTTQATDKPAGNIFGSGSFTTSKTETASIFGDSASGATSAFGTATATTETSKPTSIFGSSAAVVTGASSTAGTGLFGSVATNSAASGGSIFGTTGATSSPFGSTSGGTGLFGSVAPSSPPSSTGSIFGGSTAGTQQPSSPFGAAVAPATTASSIFGSTGATSGGGLFGSVTSPSAAGGSIFGGGSAFGSTTATTNTSSGNIFGGGASTGGFGASTFGQPSSPQSGQSIFGGTASNTSGFGSNSFGSPSPSGGAFSTPTAGSVTQSGFGSPGSSAFNKPAFGGTSAFGGTPSFGGTPAFGGSAVFGGSPSFGSKPMFGGSSGFGQPPLSPSNQSNNLFEQLGSSSSGVSFGNLAQQQAEKPPQFGGSSFSSWR; encoded by the exons ATGGCCGTTCCAGCGCCAACCGGATTAGATGTAacg GAACTAAAGTTTACCCTTCAAAACAAAGTTCCAATTTTCAACGGAGATGGGAACGTAAAGGACAGCTGTAGCTTGCTAGCAGCGGCTAGTGTTCACGGGCTGATATTTGCCGGTACGACTGGGCCGCAGTTGAAAG TTTTACAGCTGAAAGACATTACGCCGGATAAGGTAATTGACGAAGTAGTACCGCTGCGAACGGTTCCCCTCCCGTCGGAGCCATTGCAATTGGCGATAAGTTCGGACCATGGATTTCTGGCAGTCGACGTTGTCAATGGCGGTGTTCCGATAATTCAGATATATTCGGTCCCGTCGTTCCTAACGCCATCGATTGTAAAGTTACATGAGATAAGGACATCGCCGGAAGGCGGAGTAAGGAGTACTCAGATACTGTGGAATCCCGTCATTCACAACATGTTTTCCGTACGAACAGCGAACGGAGCTTTGTCGATGTACACACTAAAGGAACCCAGTGGAATTGAGTTCCATTCATTGGATAAGAGCGAGGGAGCGATTTGTGCTTGCTGGAGCCCCAAGGGTAAACAATTGGTGGTCGGGTTTGCAAACGGGAAACTGATGCAGTACAAGCCGGATCTCAAACCCGCTAGGACCATCGCTTGCCCTCCGGGAGTGATGGAAGGCCCGTTCGATGTGATAGCCGTGCAATGGCTATCCACATATCAGTTTGCAGCTGTTTACCTGCCGCACGCTGAAGATAGTGTCCCATCTCTGTTTATAGTAAATGCCCCCAAAGCAGGAAACCCAACATTTGTCAACTATGATGACATATGTTACAGTCAAAGTGGTCCTAGACGTGGCCAAGTGTTTCTCATCCACATTTTGCAATGGAATTTACTGTTGATGGCATCGGCAAATAGCATGGAAGTTGGCATTTTAGGAACGACTGAATCGGGAGAGACACCAACATGGAGTCAGTGGACTACGACGGACGAAGCACGAGCAGAATTGCCATTGTCATCAGACAAACAGGAAACATTGCCAATTGGATTTTCTCTTGAAACGGGATGCACTCACGAAATAACCATTTCAGAGCAAACAATTCCGGTTATGCCGATGATTCATCTTCTTTCTACCTACGGTCTATTGGTATCCTTCAACGTACTAAATCTTGTGCCCAACATTCCGAAAATCTGCAGTCCGCCAAGACCAGTGACCGATACATCGGGAAAATTTGAAATCAGTACAAGTAAGCAACCTACTATTCCGGTGGTCCCTCCAGCTCAGCCTTCGGCAGAAATCACCTTCACCGTTCCAACGGGAGCTACATCGACTCCAGCTATCGCTAAAACAAAGTCTTTTTTCAATCCAAGTGAGAACAAATCTCCTGTTAACCTATTCGGTGTTCCGAGTGCAggatctgctgctgctgctgctcctGCGGCAGTGGCTCCAACATTTGGCAAGCAGATAACATTCGGTTCGATAGCGGCCCCATCCACCGAAACAGCCAAGACCAGTCCGTTCGGCGGTGGAAGTTCGGTGTCGTCATTTGGTATCCCATCCAAACCATTTGCACCAactacaacaacaacagcaacagttCAACCAAGTCAACCATCGCTACTGAAAACGGCTCTTGGTCAGCATCAGCTAGCTccgcagcaacaacaacaaaagaCAGCAAGCGATGCCTCTAAGCCGTTTATCACTGTGCCACCTACGTACACACCTCCACCTCCGGTTGAGGCGAGTCGTTCGAATTCAATGGAAAGTATTTCCAAG CCTTCGCAAAAACAACTTCAAAGAAAGCAAGAATCAACAGAGGACACCAACTCCATCATCCGCGCGATGATCTCCGAAGAGATTCGCAAATTTGAGAAAGAACTGATCGACCTCAAAATGCGTTGCACGGATTTGAACACCACCATCGGTTTTAAGGAGGAATCTACCACCATCATCAAAGACTTGAAGGAACTGCAGGATCTCAGCATACAGGCTGCGGAGAGCACCGAATCTTTAACATCGGATGTGCAAGCCTTGCGTTTGGGTCTAAACGAAGCATTCGCCATGGTAGCCGAAGCCAACAGCAAGAACGCCATCTACAAGCATCCCAGCCCAAATCAGTTCCAGGAGACGCATGCCATGTCCCAATCAAGTCGCCGCCAGTTAGCCAGTCTGCAGAACATGCTCGCCGTAAACGAGAACCAGCTGCACATCGTCAACAAACAGATCGACGCCCAGTGGTCCGCAATCCAAGAAGCGAATCGAAACAACTCCAGGAGGCGAATGCATGTGCCCAGTTTGGAAGTGTTGTACCAAACACTTACCAAGCAGCAGGAGATTCTGAATAGGCAAAAGGAGAAACTAAGTTACATCAAGACCAAAGTTGGTATGCGAGAGAGCATACGAGGATTGGAGAAGGATCGCAAGAAAAATCTGACTACGGTAGACAACGTAGATTCCTTGACTGACTCGATAGTTTCGATGTCGATTGTCGATCAGGTGCGGGAGGATGCTCGCCGTTTGAGTGAGGCAAAGATGAGCTCCTTTAGGAACATGCTGAAGAACCGAATGGTGGTCACTATAAAACCGAGACGTCCGGATCGAATTGGTTTGAACTCAGAGGTTGTTCGTGAGCGTCGGAATGATGTTCGTCGGATAAACTCGGAGAGGATGAAAGTGGAACCAACTGTAATTACAAAGCCAGTGGCACCGActaagaaggtagaagaaaaagCTGAAGTGCAACCTAAAGTTACTCAACCGGTCGTTGTTATTGCACCGACAAAACCTGCTGTAAAAGAACCTACAAAGGTGTTGGATCTTCCGAAAGCCACAGGTGCGCCTAATTTTGGAGTGAAACCTACGGTTGTAACAGTCCAAAATACTACGAAAACTACACCATTCGGTTTTGCATCAACATCTCAAACTTCTACAACCCCAGCAGTAACTAAACCAACTCCGACAATGTTCGGAGTTCCAGCAACAGCCACATCGTCATCTGTGTTTAGTTTTGGACAAACCACGGTACAACCCATTGAACAAACCTTAGCTTCAAAGGACGTGCCCATAACGAAAGAGACAACGCTGTTCGGAAACACTACCATCAAACCGATCACTGCTGCATCGACGACCTTTATTAAAGACAAGGAAAATCAAGAACCTACTTCGAAACCCGCAGTCTTCGGATTCGGCAGCACCACAATCCAGGCGGTCGCCAAATCAGACAGCGTGCCTAGTGCGGATCCAACGAAATCTGTCTTAACGTTCGGTGCTGCATCTAACAGTAAGCCTTCATTTTCATTCGGAAGCTCTACCGGAGGACCTATACCGTTTGGAACATCACAAGCAACAGCGCCAATGTTGAACCTCACTAAAGAGAAAGATCCAGAACCGAAGAAGGACGATAAACCTAAGGAGGAAGTCAAGAAAATTGATTCTTTACCTTCCAGTTCTGCAGGAACCAGTTCTTCAGAAGAAGGAACTAAAACATCTTTCCCAGCATTGACTAATTTGCTTAAGAAAGTGGATTCAACCACAGGTGACACTTCCAAACCGCAAAGCATTTTTGGAACAACCACTAAAACAACGGCCTCCACTATATTCGGTAATTCTACGGCAACTATTGCCCCTGGGACAGGACTTTTTGGGAGCATAAAACCGACTTCAACAACTACTATTACTTCCACTCCTAGTAGTGGACCTTTCTCTAGTTTCAACGTGGGTAGTGTATCATCAACCGAAGCTGTAACTACGACTACGGTTCTGACAACGACCAACACAGCTACAACAACCGTAACCGAAAGCACATCATCAGTTCCTTCGACAACTTCAGGCTTATTCGGATCTGTCAAACCAACCGTAACTACATCTGCTGGCACAGGATTTTCGTTCGGAGGAGCAGAAGGAAATGGTTTCTCATTTGCAGCTGCTTCCAATAAACCCACCGATCTGTCAACCAAATCGGAACCCTCAACCAGTGAAGAAAACCCCATATTTGGCACTGTAAATCAAGCTACGACTGCTCCGACTTCTCTGATTACCACGACCACATCTTCCACACCAGCTGTAACGCCTACTCCAGCGAAAGTTGTCACAACCACCGCCACGGCTACCAATTCTTCCACCATCTCTTTCGGTATCCTCGCTCTGACATCATCAACTACCACCACCGCTTCCACCACGGCTCCCACATCAACCACGGACAGCACCAATCTCTTTGGATCATTAAATATATGTTCCTCTACTACTCAAGCGACAGACAAACCTGCTGGAAACATCTTCGGAAGTGGTTCATTTACCACGTCAAAGACGGAAACTGCGTCGATTTTTGGCGACAGCGCTTCAGGTGCTACCTCGGCTTTCGGAACAGCAACAGCAACCACTGAAACATCCAAACCCACGTCCATCTTCGGATCATCTGCTGCGGTTGTTACCGGTGCTAGCAGCACGGCAGGCACAGGTCTTTTCGGATCGGTTGCTACCAACAGCGCTGCTTCAGGTGGATCAATCTTCGGAACAACTGGTGCAACAAGCTCTCCTTTTGGAAGCACTTCTGGAGGTACCGGTTTGTTCGGATCAGTAGCCCCCAGCTCTCCACCTTCAAGTACCGGTTCAATCTTCGGAGGCTCTACGGCAGGTACGCAACAACCATCAAGTCCGTTTGGAGCAGCAGTAGCTCCAGCAACTACGGCCTCAAGCATTTTCGGAAGCACGGGAGCCACTAGTGGGGGAGGCCTTTTCGGGTCTGTGACCAGCCCTTCGGCTGCGGGAGGATCGATCTTCGGTGGTGGTTCAGCTTTTGGAAGCACTACAGCGACAACGAATACTAGTTCCGGAAACATTTTCGGTGGAGGTGCCTCAACAGGCGGCTTCGGTGCATCTACATTTGGTCAGCCCAGTTCCCCACAATCAGGACAATCCATTTTCGGGGGCACGGCTAGCAATACTTCGGGATTTGGAAGTAACAG TTTCGGATCGCCCAGTCCTAGTGGTGGAGCGTTTAGTACTCCTACGGCCGGGAGCGTGACACAAAGTGGATTCGGTTCGCCTGGTTCGTCTGCGTTTAATAAGCCTGCCTTCGGAGGTACGTCAGCTTTCGGAGGAACACCATCATTCGGTGGAACACCCGCATTCGGAGGATCCGCCGTATTCGGTGGTTCTCCGTCGTTTGGCAGTAAGCCAATGTTCGGAGGCTCCAGTGGGTTTGGTCAACCTCCGTTGAGCCCGTCCAATCagtcgaacaacttgtttgaacaGCTGGGTTCGTCTTCGTCAGGCGTTTCGTTCGGAAATTTGGCACAGCAGCAGGCGGAGAAGCCACCGCAGTTTGGTGGATCTTCGTTCTCCAGCTGGCGGTAG